A region of Verrucomicrobiales bacterium DNA encodes the following proteins:
- a CDS encoding alpha/beta hydrolase: MWDNIQLVTAVLSLSAFTAATGIGAWRRHLRMREHFIRKDAEQGNKSIVINELNRYGVDASKLTPNEQLAALEAAIQTRYKRLTYSIYAALTVGVASATGSFAQYRNVAPAGQWQLPSDYIVWFGTNRRPLIEGNPEAGFSGLLDGKTHYGTCTVHIPKAHRFGSVGSGWKHRLLTLTDDRLKLTEISPLDESSFWRSVKTELARWEKADEKQALVYIHGFNVSFQEAAIRAAQVGFDLKALGATAFFSWPSRGQTEEYKADEASIEASEAAITEFLVRFAETFGTARVHIIAHSMGNRGLLRAMQRIQTDAQRQTSVRFGQIILAAPDVGTALFTNLAGAYLNLSTRTTIYASPSDKAVGLSQWIHKAPRAGFTPPVVVVQGLDTVEVPNFDLDALGHSYYAEAEAVLSDIYTLLRSNRSPDDRQRLQTTRLANGERYWLILP; encoded by the coding sequence ATGTGGGATAATATCCAATTGGTCACTGCCGTTCTTTCACTAAGCGCGTTCACTGCAGCCACCGGCATTGGGGCCTGGCGCAGACACCTCCGGATGCGAGAACATTTCATTCGAAAGGATGCGGAGCAAGGCAACAAGTCGATTGTTATAAACGAGCTGAACCGCTATGGGGTGGACGCGAGTAAATTAACTCCAAATGAGCAATTGGCTGCACTCGAGGCTGCGATCCAAACGCGATATAAACGTCTAACTTATTCGATATATGCGGCTTTAACCGTTGGAGTTGCTTCGGCTACCGGCTCCTTTGCGCAATACAGAAATGTGGCTCCTGCAGGTCAGTGGCAGTTGCCATCGGATTACATAGTGTGGTTTGGAACCAATCGCCGGCCGCTCATAGAGGGCAATCCGGAAGCTGGATTTTCTGGCTTGTTAGACGGAAAAACTCATTACGGAACGTGCACCGTGCATATTCCTAAAGCACACCGATTTGGGTCTGTGGGCTCGGGCTGGAAACATCGTCTACTAACGCTGACCGACGACCGCTTAAAACTTACCGAGATCTCTCCCTTGGATGAATCGAGCTTTTGGCGTTCAGTCAAAACCGAACTGGCCCGATGGGAAAAGGCCGATGAAAAACAAGCGCTAGTTTATATTCACGGATTTAATGTCAGTTTCCAGGAGGCAGCAATCCGAGCAGCTCAAGTTGGTTTTGACTTGAAAGCCTTGGGTGCGACTGCCTTCTTTAGTTGGCCTTCTCGAGGTCAAACCGAGGAATATAAAGCGGATGAAGCCTCAATTGAGGCCAGCGAGGCGGCGATAACAGAGTTTTTGGTGCGGTTTGCGGAGACATTTGGCACTGCTCGAGTTCACATCATCGCCCACAGCATGGGTAATCGGGGCTTACTTCGCGCTATGCAGCGGATTCAGACCGATGCACAACGGCAGACTAGCGTGCGCTTTGGGCAAATTATACTCGCAGCACCCGATGTCGGAACCGCGCTCTTTACCAATCTGGCTGGAGCCTACCTCAATTTATCCACTCGAACTACCATTTATGCTTCACCAAGTGACAAAGCAGTTGGTCTTTCTCAATGGATTCACAAGGCCCCTCGAGCTGGATTTACACCTCCAGTTGTTGTCGTTCAAGGATTGGATACCGTGGAAGTGCCGAATTTTGACTTAGATGCCCTGGGACACAGCTATTATGCCGAAGCGGAAGCTGTGCTCTCCGACATCTACACCCTTCTACGCTCTAATCGGTCCCCAGATGACCGACAACGCTTACAAACGACCAGGCTCGCCAATGGGGAGCGCTATTGGCTGATTCTTCCTTAA